In Panacibacter ginsenosidivorans, the following proteins share a genomic window:
- a CDS encoding T9SS type A sorting domain-containing protein: MPKFVPLKSLWKILFSFLHFDSASILFKPAIKCFSFQDNVFNFLKKKAVTPACVIFLFVIGIIPTKSFAQTNFSSGTWSSVSISSSCTSTTSNYILNATNATSGGNSTSNSFVASGKTVTITLPSGFTLSTITGGALNGNTIGTITATATTVSFSTPVSIAKGASFTIVLNGLTNNSAAGNYQLSMTIGNATGGNNIFTTSANSQFTITQNATISLTSAAGTNAQTPCINTAITNITYAIAGGGTGATVTGLPAGINGSYNAGVFTISGTPTAAAGTYNYTVNTTGTCTQTSANGSITIQPNATISLTSATGTEVQVTCINTAITNITYAIGGGGTGATVTGLPAGINGFYNAGVLTISGIPTAAAGTNNYTVNTTGTCTQTSANGSITIKPNATIILTSATGTDAQTPCINTAIINITYAIGGGGTGATVTGLPTGISGSYNAGVFTISGVPTAAAGTYNYTINTTGTCTQKSANGSITIKPDATISLTSFTGTDAQALCNNSPISAITYVIADGGTGAVTTGLPSGLTSSYNAGIFTISGTPNTAAGTYNYTVTTTGTCAQATANGSIIVKPQPQGSLSANGPFCSSGNGMLTWTSSAGTGPFTIIYNDGSSDQTQNNVISGTAFDLLTNPLGATNTYAIVSVTDNNGCESNTGFTNGSATIIVHQPVNITLQPSDETVCATFPATFQVNATGDNLMYQWYRNGSLLSDGGRISGAATNTLNYSQVSAANNGATYHVVVSGTSPCPSVTSVDAVLNVDQKIIINTQPVSQTICENQMVSFSIDATASDPLSYQWRKSGTDIPGETNSTLIISNVAASDAAEYDVIISGPAGYSCPTIFSTKATLTVNPLSVGGSVSGTSTVCSGSNNGTLTLSGQTGNVVRWESSTDGGATWTTIANTTTSQSYINLTQTTLYRAVVQSGVCSIANSSSATITVNPVSVGGSLGGTTSVCSGSNNGTLTLSGQTGNVVRWESSVNGGATWTTIANTTTLQSYTNLTQTIQYRAVVQSSVCSISNSSSAIITVNPISVGGAVSGAATVCSGSNSGTLTLSGQTGTIIRWESSTDGGITWTTITNTTTTQSYTNIIQTTQFRAVVQSGACSITNSSSATITANPVSIGGAVSGTATVCSGSNSGTLTLSGQTGNVVRWESSVNSGTTWTTIANTTTSQSYTNLTQTTQYRAIVQSGVCSIANSSSVIITVNPVSVGGTLTPSSAIGCSGSNNGSISLSGQTGSVIRWESSVNAGTSWTAISNTSTTQAYNNLTQTTIYRAVVQSGVCTVTANSSNAVIVVNPTFTPTVTATPVTICLGQSSIFSASGYSTATGPFAGGDFNNANPAGWSVTNNGVSINFPASADNQTTNPWSETNGPKTFNSVVYNSQLGGKFAIANGAETTTLETPVFSTIGLASASLQFYQAFNFNAGTTGKIEISLDGGVTYNTILQQYTGPSSFGTSNGGFSLVSIPLTNYLSQSNLRIRFSFNGTAGSNWAIDNVGIPDPYQPIAYKWTPATYLSVDTGRTVTATPTTAGTFTYNVNTLVGGCAGGNTNVTLTVNPLPAISASLTSQTICSGSSIMPVSFTSNISPTTYNWTRNNTAAVTGIAASGTGTISGVLTNTTSNPVTVTFTITPTANTCGGTPITISVIVNPVPQASISGSATICNGQSVTLSINVTGSNGLISGTLSDGTPFNGTAPTVLVNVAPTVTTTYTISSLTNGSCAAAGLTGSATVICPNGAAGLWTGAKDKDWFNCLNWADGKIPTTSVDVNIPSTAANVCNIDAANSPYASAYGNVAQSKSLTVDNNTLSFINASDSLITAGNVTIKNTGTINMTNGGKFEVQGSWDDQVSTAGLGFKDGIGNVILTGTVTQTISAAKQAELFYNLKINKTSGIASLAINVTVDNNLTLTKGAFATNNNLFTWSNISGSIVLPATYTDSYICTCNSDGSPVTPTGSNGFRIINVRGSSEQMFPVSSDFVSPNRMSLNMNNSTADDFTVVVGKGDIGGTSAPKVNRIWYVSEATPGGSTTTMKLYFTKRNWGVFPYGSAQDEVEDGFLWSDPHLVQKDNNNLFVNVATTGTADVPNYTGNAFNTEIYGRYFIDVSSDNQGNKNGITAFNKFSVVNIGNIILPVTLTNIKAYQKNNTIDIDWTALNELNMDHYEVERSANGTSFNTIENVDARNNDIAENYYTVHDTRPVLGNNFYRIKAVNKNGEVSYSVIVVVNIGTAKSSVTVQPNPVFNKIINLQLNNVAAGNYTIVISNMSGQQIYNQKIEHGGGNAMQQIILPSSIARGVYIVSVFNKVATYNIHVVIE; encoded by the coding sequence ATGCCCAAATTTGTACCCTTAAAATCTCTATGGAAGATTTTATTTTCTTTCCTACATTTTGATTCTGCATCAATATTGTTTAAACCTGCTATAAAATGTTTTTCTTTTCAGGATAATGTTTTTAATTTTTTAAAAAAGAAAGCTGTTACTCCTGCGTGTGTTATTTTTCTCTTTGTTATTGGGATTATACCCACAAAGAGTTTTGCGCAGACAAATTTTAGTAGTGGCACATGGTCATCAGTTTCAATAAGCAGCAGTTGCACATCGACAACTTCAAATTATATACTTAATGCAACCAACGCCACATCGGGCGGAAATTCAACTTCTAATAGCTTTGTAGCAAGTGGTAAAACTGTAACGATCACTTTGCCTTCAGGTTTTACATTGAGCACAATTACCGGTGGCGCGCTTAATGGAAATACGATAGGAACAATAACTGCAACGGCCACTACAGTTTCCTTTTCTACGCCTGTATCAATTGCAAAAGGTGCCTCTTTTACTATTGTTCTAAATGGACTAACCAATAACAGTGCAGCAGGAAACTATCAGCTTTCCATGACGATAGGAAATGCCACGGGCGGAAATAATATTTTTACTACCAGTGCAAATTCACAATTTACCATTACCCAAAACGCAACAATAAGTTTAACATCTGCTGCCGGAACTAATGCACAAACACCTTGTATCAATACAGCCATAACAAATATCACTTATGCAATTGCCGGTGGAGGGACAGGTGCTACTGTTACCGGCTTACCAGCAGGAATAAATGGTTCTTATAATGCAGGTGTTTTTACAATCAGTGGAACACCAACTGCCGCAGCAGGTACTTATAATTACACCGTAAATACTACAGGAACCTGTACACAGACCAGCGCAAATGGAAGCATAACTATACAACCAAATGCAACGATCAGTTTGACCTCAGCTACAGGAACTGAAGTACAAGTCACTTGTATTAATACAGCTATCACGAATATTACATATGCAATTGGTGGAGGCGGAACAGGTGCTACTGTTACTGGCTTGCCAGCAGGAATAAATGGTTTTTATAATGCAGGTGTTCTTACGATCAGTGGAATACCAACTGCCGCAGCAGGTACTAATAATTACACCGTAAATACTACAGGAACCTGTACACAGACCAGCGCAAATGGAAGCATAACTATAAAACCAAATGCAACGATCATTTTAACTTCTGCTACAGGAACTGATGCGCAAACGCCCTGCATTAATACAGCCATCATAAACATTACCTATGCAATTGGCGGTGGTGGTACAGGCGCTACTGTCACCGGCTTGCCGACAGGGATAAGTGGTTCTTATAATGCAGGTGTTTTTACAATCAGTGGAGTACCAACTGCCGCAGCAGGCACTTATAATTATACTATAAACACAACCGGAACATGCACGCAAAAAAGTGCAAATGGGAGCATAACAATAAAACCTGATGCCACAATAAGTTTAACTTCTTTTACAGGAACAGATGCACAGGCTCTTTGTAACAATTCGCCTATCTCAGCAATTACTTATGTGATTGCAGATGGTGGAACAGGTGCCGTCACTACCGGCTTACCTTCAGGTTTGACCAGTTCTTACAATGCAGGTATATTTACCATTAGTGGCACTCCAAATACAGCAGCGGGAACCTATAACTATACAGTAACTACAACAGGAACCTGTGCACAGGCAACAGCAAACGGCAGTATAATTGTAAAACCACAACCTCAGGGAAGTTTGTCTGCTAATGGTCCTTTTTGTTCATCGGGTAATGGCATGCTTACATGGACATCTTCTGCAGGTACAGGTCCTTTCACTATTATTTACAATGATGGCTCTTCAGATCAAACACAAAATAATGTAATAAGTGGAACTGCATTTGATTTGCTTACAAATCCACTCGGTGCTACAAATACTTATGCAATTGTTTCAGTGACTGATAATAATGGTTGCGAAAGCAATACAGGCTTTACCAATGGCTCGGCAACAATAATCGTTCATCAACCAGTAAATATTACCCTTCAGCCATCCGATGAAACAGTATGCGCTACCTTCCCTGCTACTTTCCAGGTAAATGCAACCGGCGATAACTTAATGTATCAATGGTATAGAAATGGCTCTCTTCTTTCAGACGGGGGTCGCATTTCCGGGGCGGCTACCAACACTTTAAATTATTCACAGGTTAGTGCTGCAAACAATGGAGCCACTTATCATGTTGTTGTGAGTGGAACGAGCCCATGTCCATCAGTAACATCAGTTGATGCTGTATTGAATGTTGATCAAAAAATAATTATCAATACCCAACCTGTTTCACAAACGATTTGTGAAAACCAGATGGTTAGTTTTTCTATTGATGCTACTGCTTCAGACCCCCTTTCTTATCAGTGGAGAAAAAGTGGTACAGATATTCCGGGAGAGACGAACAGTACTTTGATTATTTCTAATGTTGCAGCTTCTGATGCAGCCGAGTATGATGTAATAATATCGGGTCCGGCAGGCTATAGCTGCCCCACTATATTTTCAACAAAAGCAACGTTAACAGTAAATCCGCTTTCTGTTGGGGGTTCTGTTAGCGGAACTTCTACTGTATGTTCAGGGAGCAACAACGGAACACTTACATTGAGTGGTCAAACAGGAAATGTAGTGCGATGGGAATCTTCAACTGACGGAGGAGCAACATGGACAACGATCGCTAATACAACAACTTCTCAATCTTATATAAACCTTACACAAACGACTTTATACAGAGCCGTTGTGCAAAGTGGTGTATGCAGTATCGCAAATTCATCTTCTGCAACTATTACAGTTAACCCGGTTTCTGTTGGCGGCTCTCTCGGCGGCACTACTTCAGTATGTTCAGGAAGCAACAACGGAACACTTACATTGAGTGGTCAAACAGGAAATGTAGTGCGATGGGAATCTTCTGTAAATGGCGGAGCAACATGGACAACGATTGCTAACACAACAACTTTACAATCGTATACAAACCTTACCCAAACAATACAATACAGAGCAGTTGTACAAAGTAGCGTATGCAGTATCTCAAATTCTTCTTCTGCAATTATTACGGTAAATCCTATTTCAGTGGGAGGAGCAGTAAGCGGCGCAGCAACTGTATGCTCAGGGTCCAATAGTGGAACACTTACATTAAGCGGACAAACAGGGACTATAATAAGATGGGAATCTTCTACTGATGGTGGCATAACGTGGACAACGATCACTAATACAACTACTACTCAATCTTATACAAATATTATTCAAACAACTCAATTCAGAGCAGTAGTACAAAGTGGTGCATGTAGTATTACAAACTCATCTTCTGCAACAATTACGGCAAATCCAGTTTCTATTGGAGGTGCAGTTAGTGGTACAGCTACTGTATGTTCAGGAAGCAATAGTGGCACACTCACTTTAAGCGGACAAACAGGAAACGTAGTGCGATGGGAATCTTCTGTAAATAGCGGTACAACATGGACAACGATTGCCAATACAACTACTTCCCAATCATATACTAATCTTACTCAAACAACACAATATCGGGCGATAGTGCAAAGCGGCGTATGCAGCATTGCAAATTCGTCATCAGTAATAATTACCGTAAATCCTGTTTCGGTTGGAGGAACGCTAACACCATCCTCAGCAATTGGTTGCTCCGGTTCTAATAATGGCTCAATTTCATTGTCTGGCCAAACAGGAAGTGTTATCAGGTGGGAATCTTCTGTAAATGCCGGAACTTCATGGACAGCAATAAGCAATACTTCCACAACACAGGCGTATAACAATCTAACACAAACTACAATTTACAGAGCAGTTGTACAAAGCGGCGTGTGTACTGTTACAGCAAATTCTTCAAATGCTGTGATCGTAGTTAATCCAACATTTACACCTACAGTTACTGCAACCCCTGTTACAATATGTCTCGGTCAATCTTCAATATTTTCAGCAAGTGGGTATTCAACCGCAACAGGCCCGTTTGCAGGAGGAGATTTTAATAATGCAAATCCAGCCGGCTGGAGCGTAACAAACAATGGTGTGTCTATTAATTTCCCTGCGAGTGCAGATAATCAAACTACAAATCCATGGAGTGAAACAAATGGTCCAAAAACTTTTAATAGTGTTGTTTATAATTCCCAGTTAGGAGGCAAATTTGCAATTGCAAACGGTGCAGAAACGACTACTTTGGAAACACCTGTTTTTAGCACAATCGGACTAGCATCGGCATCCTTACAATTTTACCAGGCTTTTAATTTCAATGCAGGAACAACCGGTAAAATTGAAATTTCGCTTGATGGTGGCGTTACTTATAATACCATACTACAACAATACACTGGCCCTTCTTCTTTTGGTACTTCGAACGGCGGGTTTTCATTAGTATCTATCCCTTTAACCAATTATCTCAGTCAGTCCAATTTAAGGATACGTTTTTCTTTTAATGGCACTGCAGGAAGTAACTGGGCCATAGATAATGTAGGCATTCCTGATCCTTACCAGCCTATTGCTTATAAATGGACACCGGCAACATATTTGTCAGTTGATACCGGAAGAACCGTCACTGCCACACCAACTACCGCCGGAACATTTACCTATAATGTAAATACACTGGTGGGAGGTTGTGCGGGTGGCAATACAAATGTTACACTTACTGTTAATCCTTTACCCGCTATCTCTGCATCACTTACCAGTCAAACTATTTGTTCAGGAAGTTCAATTATGCCTGTTTCATTTACAAGTAACATTAGCCCAACAACATATAACTGGACAAGAAATAATACAGCCGCTGTTACAGGAATTGCGGCAAGTGGTACCGGTACTATTAGTGGTGTATTAACTAATACTACTTCTAATCCCGTAACAGTAACTTTTACAATAACCCCTACAGCAAATACTTGTGGTGGCACTCCTATAACAATAAGTGTAATAGTTAACCCGGTTCCCCAGGCATCTATCAGCGGCTCTGCAACCATCTGTAATGGTCAAAGCGTTACCCTATCGATAAATGTTACCGGAAGTAATGGACTCATCTCCGGCACACTTTCAGATGGCACCCCTTTTAATGGAACTGCTCCTACGGTTTTAGTAAATGTGGCACCAACAGTAACTACCACTTATACGATCAGCAGTTTAACAAATGGTTCATGTGCTGCTGCAGGTTTAACAGGTAGTGCAACAGTAATTTGTCCTAACGGGGCTGCAGGGTTATGGACAGGTGCAAAAGACAAGGATTGGTTTAATTGTCTTAACTGGGCCGATGGAAAGATTCCTACAACATCCGTTGATGTTAATATTCCTAGCACAGCTGCTAATGTTTGTAATATCGATGCAGCCAATTCTCCTTATGCCTCAGCATATGGAAATGTTGCACAATCAAAAAGCCTCACTGTCGATAACAATACGCTCTCATTTATAAACGCATCAGACAGTTTAATAACTGCAGGAAATGTTACCATTAAAAATACAGGGACTATCAACATGACAAATGGCGGTAAGTTTGAAGTGCAGGGAAGCTGGGATGACCAGGTAAGCACTGCTGGCTTAGGCTTTAAGGATGGAATTGGAAATGTGATCTTAACAGGAACGGTAACACAAACAATAAGTGCAGCAAAGCAGGCAGAACTATTTTATAATTTGAAAATTAATAAAACTTCGGGTATTGCAAGTCTTGCTATAAACGTTACAGTAGATAATAATCTTACACTTACGAAGGGCGCCTTTGCAACGAACAATAACCTGTTTACATGGAGTAATATTTCAGGCTCAATTGTCTTACCTGCAACTTATACCGATAGTTATATCTGCACCTGCAACTCAGATGGTTCACCTGTTACCCCTACCGGCAGCAATGGCTTCCGTATTATTAATGTAAGGGGTAGTTCAGAGCAGATGTTTCCTGTAAGCAGTGATTTTGTTTCTCCCAACCGAATGTCTTTAAACATGAATAACAGCACTGCTGATGATTTTACTGTTGTTGTTGGAAAGGGTGATATCGGCGGCACCTCTGCTCCAAAAGTAAATCGCATCTGGTATGTAAGTGAAGCAACGCCCGGCGGCAGTACAACTACCATGAAATTATATTTTACAAAAAGAAACTGGGGCGTTTTCCCATATGGTTCTGCACAGGATGAAGTAGAGGACGGGTTTCTTTGGAGTGATCCGCATCTGGTACAAAAAGACAACAATAATCTTTTTGTGAATGTGGCAACAACAGGTACAGCAGATGTACCTAACTATACCGGCAATGCTTTCAACACAGAGATATACGGACGATACTTTATAGATGTAAGTTCAGATAACCAGGGAAATAAAAACGGCATCACTGCTTTCAATAAATTTTCTGTTGTGAATATTGGTAACATTATTTTGCCTGTAACACTCACCAATATAAAAGCTTACCAGAAAAACAATACGATAGACATTGATTGGACAGCACTTAATGAATTGAATATGGATCATTATGAAGTGGAGAGATCAGCAAACGGCACCAGTTTTAATACTATTGAAAATGTTGATGCCCGCAACAACGATATTGCAGAGAATTATTATACTGTACATGATACAAGACCTGTTTTGGGTAACAACTTTTATCGTATAAAAGCTGTTAATAAAAACGGTGAAGTAAGTTATAGTGTTATTGTTGTCGTTAATATAGGCACTGCCAAATCATCGGTTACTGTGCAGCCAAATCCTGTGTTTAATAAAATCATTAACCTGCAGTTAAATAATGTTGCTGCAGGAAATTATACAATTGTCATCAGCAATATGAGTGGTCAGCAAATTTATAATCAAAAAATCGAGCATGGTGGTGGAAACGCAATGCAGCAAATCATATTGCCATCTTCCATTGCACGTGGCGTTTATATTGTTAGCGTATTCAATAAAGTTGCCACTTACAATATACATGTTGTAATAGAATAA
- a CDS encoding alpha/beta hydrolase, whose translation MIVYKQYNQEQLNIQYNNRLHVPDFATYLERWDNLSSATREKHSFIKDIAYGDHPRECLDIFPSNKSNAKVFVFIHGGYWQMFDKTRFHFIAASFLPYYVTTVFINYPLAPAATMDEIVASCRKAMLWLQQNLAAYNANPNDVYIAGHSAGAHLAAMLLSKQWANEMQPFIKGIFLLSGLFKLLPILLSERNDVLQMSKEMAARNSPVELIPAQNYPLLIAVGAAETDEFKDQSRDMYNKCINKTSSVELLQLQELNHFSILDALADENTLLHRAIVKLMEK comes from the coding sequence ATGATCGTTTACAAGCAATACAACCAGGAGCAACTCAACATCCAATATAATAACCGGTTGCATGTTCCCGACTTTGCAACCTATCTTGAGCGTTGGGATAATCTTAGCTCTGCAACAAGAGAAAAGCATTCGTTCATAAAAGATATTGCATATGGAGATCATCCACGGGAATGCCTTGATATATTTCCTTCCAATAAATCAAATGCAAAAGTCTTTGTCTTTATTCATGGCGGGTACTGGCAAATGTTTGATAAAACCAGGTTTCATTTCATTGCCGCATCTTTTCTGCCATACTACGTAACAACCGTATTCATTAACTATCCGCTTGCCCCCGCTGCAACAATGGATGAAATAGTTGCCTCCTGCCGCAAAGCAATGCTATGGCTGCAGCAAAACCTGGCCGCTTATAATGCCAACCCAAATGATGTATATATTGCGGGTCATAGTGCAGGTGCGCATCTTGCAGCAATGTTGCTTAGTAAACAATGGGCTAATGAAATGCAGCCTTTCATTAAAGGTATTTTTTTACTTAGTGGATTATTTAAGTTACTTCCTATACTTCTTTCAGAAAGAAATGATGTTTTGCAAATGAGCAAAGAAATGGCTGCAAGAAACAGCCCTGTTGAACTAATACCCGCGCAAAACTACCCGCTGCTGATTGCAGTAGGAGCGGCCGAAACAGACGAGTTTAAAGATCAAAGCCGGGATATGTATAACAAATGCATAAACAAAACGTCGTCTGTTGAATTGCTGCAACTGCAGGAATTAAATCATTTCTCCATTCTTGATGCGCTGGCAGATGAAAATACTTTGCTGCATAGAGCAATAGTTAAGTTAATGGAGAAATGA
- a CDS encoding DJ-1/PfpI family protein — MTARKILIITGDAGESFEILYASHRLRELGFIPVIAAPAVKRMNLVIHDFEPGWDTYVERKGYLVESDISFDDVNTADYEALLLPGGRAPEYLRNDRRVINIVKEFAGNNKYIFAICHGVQILVTAGLVNKKKIACYEHVKFEVESCGGVYVSPDEAVQDGKIVTGKTWQSHPWFYKLVFNCLQPQQVPSFA; from the coding sequence ATGACAGCCAGGAAAATACTCATCATCACCGGAGATGCAGGTGAAAGTTTTGAAATTCTTTACGCATCACACAGGTTAAGGGAACTAGGGTTTATTCCTGTAATTGCAGCACCTGCAGTAAAAAGGATGAACCTTGTGATACATGATTTTGAACCAGGCTGGGATACCTATGTAGAAAGAAAAGGCTACCTCGTTGAGTCTGATATTTCTTTTGATGACGTAAACACTGCAGACTATGAAGCATTACTATTGCCCGGTGGCAGGGCGCCGGAATATCTACGAAATGATAGAAGAGTCATCAATATTGTAAAGGAATTTGCCGGCAACAATAAATACATTTTTGCTATTTGTCATGGTGTGCAAATATTGGTAACCGCAGGTTTGGTGAACAAGAAAAAGATCGCCTGTTACGAGCATGTAAAATTTGAAGTAGAAAGTTGTGGCGGTGTATATGTATCACCAGACGAAGCAGTGCAGGATGGTAAAATTGTTACAGGAAAAACATGGCAATCGCATCCATGGTTTTATAAGCTTGTTTTTAACTGCCTGCAACCCCAGCAAGTTCCTTCTTTTGCATGA
- a CDS encoding NAD(P)-dependent oxidoreductase, with product MKAFIGIGLLGSGFVKAMLQKGDAVQVWNRTAAKAKALEAYGAKAFNRVEEAVQGAEIIHVTLKDDATVDEVLTSASNGLQQGAVIIDHTTTSVKGAIQRTSYWKSKGFTYLHAPVFMGPQNALESTGFMMVSGNQSVIEKYEPALSKMTGKLLNFGAEEGKAAGIKLSGNLFLLSLTAGLADALALAKVHNIQPSELLTLFNNWNPGASVPARLKKISEAKFNEPSWELNMARKDAGLMLSAAKEAGTNLTVIPAIAAVMDTWIAKGNGSDDWSVIAKDSL from the coding sequence ATGAAAGCATTTATAGGTATCGGATTATTAGGCTCCGGCTTCGTTAAGGCAATGCTGCAGAAAGGCGATGCAGTTCAGGTTTGGAACCGCACGGCAGCAAAAGCCAAAGCATTGGAAGCATATGGTGCAAAAGCATTCAACAGGGTTGAGGAAGCTGTACAGGGTGCAGAAATTATTCATGTTACACTTAAGGATGATGCAACTGTTGATGAAGTATTAACATCTGCCAGTAATGGATTGCAACAAGGAGCCGTTATTATAGACCATACCACTACTTCGGTTAAGGGAGCTATACAGAGAACGTCTTATTGGAAAAGCAAAGGCTTCACGTATTTGCATGCGCCTGTTTTTATGGGTCCTCAGAATGCTTTGGAAAGCACAGGTTTTATGATGGTCTCTGGCAATCAATCGGTAATTGAAAAATATGAACCTGCATTATCTAAAATGACAGGGAAACTACTCAACTTTGGTGCTGAAGAAGGTAAAGCTGCAGGCATCAAACTCTCCGGAAATCTTTTCTTATTAAGCCTTACTGCCGGCCTTGCTGATGCGCTTGCATTAGCTAAGGTGCATAATATACAGCCATCAGAACTGCTTACACTTTTCAATAACTGGAATCCCGGCGCATCAGTTCCTGCACGGTTAAAGAAGATATCAGAAGCTAAGTTTAATGAACCATCATGGGAATTGAACATGGCACGTAAAGATGCAGGGCTAATGCTATCTGCAGCCAAAGAAGCCGGAACAAACTTAACCGTTATACCCGCCATTGCTGCCGTAATGGATACATGGATAGCCAAAGGTAACGGCAGTGATGACTGGAGTGTTATTGCTAAGGATAGTCTTTAG
- a CDS encoding FAD-binding oxidoreductase has translation MKNLPVIEKLIEALGEQKVLSSEKAAERIANVYGKARSLDVRALVLPASTNDVAVTLKICNEYKQAVVPQGGLSNVVNSATANKNEIAISLEKMNAIKEVDRINQFVEVEAGVILEQLHEKVKESGFIFPLDLGAKGSCMIGGNIATNAGGLQALRYGVMRNLVLGLEVVLADGTILNNLNPVLKNNTGYDLKHLFIGSEGTLGIITRAILKLTPAPAFFSTAFIALENFDNSKELLNRAKIFFGDKLTSFEILWPAFYKLLTNENSGNKKVIADNYPLYVLTEIAGAAALESQMEIFLETVLNDNIIVDAVLAQRQEDRKQFWQIREKIDQILIRHNPVFTFDVSLPVSEMEQYVITVDATLKENFDTFYNYAFGHMGDGNLHLMINCGEENTDAKELVEKIVYAPLQSIPSSVSAEHGIGLSKKKWLSFSRSPEEIAVMRSIKNLLDPNNIMNPGKIF, from the coding sequence GTGAAAAACTTGCCTGTTATTGAAAAATTAATCGAAGCACTTGGTGAACAAAAAGTGTTAAGCAGTGAAAAAGCTGCTGAAAGAATTGCAAATGTGTATGGCAAGGCGAGATCGCTGGATGTAAGGGCATTGGTCTTACCCGCATCAACAAATGATGTTGCGGTAACATTAAAAATATGTAATGAATATAAACAAGCAGTAGTGCCGCAGGGCGGTCTTTCAAATGTTGTTAACAGTGCTACAGCAAATAAAAATGAAATTGCTATATCGCTTGAAAAAATGAATGCCATTAAAGAGGTGGATCGTATTAACCAGTTTGTAGAAGTTGAGGCAGGCGTGATACTTGAGCAACTGCATGAAAAAGTGAAAGAAAGTGGTTTTATTTTTCCATTAGATTTAGGAGCAAAAGGCAGTTGTATGATCGGTGGAAATATTGCCACCAATGCAGGCGGTTTGCAGGCTTTACGATATGGCGTTATGCGCAATCTTGTATTGGGTCTTGAAGTTGTTTTAGCAGATGGAACTATTCTCAACAATTTAAATCCTGTATTAAAGAATAATACCGGATATGATTTGAAACATTTGTTTATCGGCTCTGAAGGAACCCTCGGTATTATTACCCGTGCCATTCTTAAACTAACACCTGCACCTGCATTTTTTTCTACTGCTTTTATTGCATTGGAAAATTTCGACAACAGCAAAGAATTACTAAACAGAGCTAAAATATTTTTTGGAGATAAGCTTACTTCATTTGAAATTTTATGGCCGGCATTTTATAAGCTGCTTACCAATGAAAATTCGGGCAATAAAAAAGTGATAGCCGACAATTACCCTTTATATGTGCTTACTGAAATTGCCGGGGCTGCTGCTCTGGAATCTCAGATGGAGATATTTTTAGAGACTGTACTCAATGATAATATTATAGTGGATGCAGTTTTAGCACAGCGGCAGGAAGACAGAAAACAGTTCTGGCAAATACGTGAAAAAATCGATCAGATACTTATTCGGCATAATCCCGTTTTTACGTTTGATGTAAGTTTACCCGTTTCTGAAATGGAACAATATGTAATAACTGTAGATGCAACATTGAAAGAAAATTTTGATACCTTTTACAACTATGCTTTTGGGCACATGGGTGACGGCAATCTTCATTTGATGATCAATTGCGGGGAAGAAAATACTGACGCTAAAGAACTGGTTGAAAAAATTGTTTATGCACCATTACAATCAATACCCAGTTCTGTTTCTGCCGAACATGGTATTGGGCTATCAAAGAAAAAATGGCTCTCTTTTTCCAGATCGCCGGAAGAGATTGCTGTAATGCGGTCTATTAAAAATTTACTGGACCCGAATAATATTATGAACCCGGGCAAAATATTTTAA
- a CDS encoding Dabb family protein, whose protein sequence is MKKIFFAALMLLTVALLLHNKATAQSNNAPGDLLRHIVMITFKKDAPADSIQALDNIYKSLSKSTMVKDFEMGINMSIRDTLVKHVFVTTFTSKDDLANYKKVPAYSGLFKLSLAIAEDVTVADYWVKK, encoded by the coding sequence ATGAAGAAAATATTTTTTGCAGCGCTTATGCTTCTGACTGTAGCCCTTTTATTGCATAATAAAGCAACCGCGCAAAGTAACAATGCACCAGGAGATCTATTAAGACATATTGTTATGATAACTTTTAAGAAAGATGCTCCCGCTGACAGCATACAGGCGCTGGACAATATATATAAGAGCTTATCTAAAAGTACAATGGTTAAAGATTTTGAGATGGGCATAAATATGTCCATCCGTGATACCCTTGTAAAACATGTGTTTGTAACAACCTTTACTTCAAAGGACGATTTGGCTAACTATAAAAAGGTTCCTGCCTATTCAGGATTATTTAAACTTTCACTTGCTATTGCAGAAGATGTTACCGTGGCTGATTATTGGGTAAAGAAATAA